The following nucleotide sequence is from Acidimicrobiales bacterium.
CAGTGGGACGGCGCTCTCCCGGGCTCCTCGGGCTACCCTCAGCGTCGTGCCGCCGCAGTTCCCGTCTCTTCGTGGGCGGGCGCTGCTCAAGGTGCTCACGTGCGACAAGCTCGGGTATGAGGTGGTCCGGCAGAGAGGCTCTCACCGCCAACTGGCTTCATCCAACGGCTATCCGCCGCTGACCTTCGCCTTCGGCGACAACGACATGATCGGTCCAACGATGGTGAAGAAGGTTCTCATGCAGAGCGTTGGATTGACCGATGAAGAAGTCCTGGAGGTACTTTGATGGCCGTGGACATCACGCTCGTGGCGCGATTCGAGTGGGTAGACGACGCGCAAGAGCCGTCGTGGTGGGCCGACTCACCCCAGGACCCGGGCTTCTATGCGGCGGCTTCCTCTTTGGGTGCTCTCCAGCGGGAGGCGGAAGATGCCATCCGGTGGGCCCACGAGGAAGAAGACCTGTCGATCACATGGGACTTTGACGACGTGCCGCCGCTTGCTGGGGCGATCTCGCGTCTCGCCGGCATCGGCACCGCTTGCATGCTCAA
It contains:
- a CDS encoding type II toxin-antitoxin system HicA family toxin; the protein is MPPQFPSLRGRALLKVLTCDKLGYEVVRQRGSHRQLASSNGYPPLTFAFGDNDMIGPTMVKKVLMQSVGLTDEEVLEVL